In one window of Rhodanobacter sp. FDAARGOS 1247 DNA:
- a CDS encoding PAAR domain-containing protein gives MPPAARLTDMHVCPMFTGPVPHVGGPISGPGAPTVLIGGLPAARVTDMAVCAGPPDLIAMGSFKVLIANMPAARMGDMTAHGGTIVLGCPTVIIS, from the coding sequence ATGCCTCCAGCAGCGCGACTTACCGACATGCACGTCTGCCCGATGTTTACCGGGCCGGTGCCACACGTGGGCGGTCCCATTTCCGGTCCGGGTGCGCCCACGGTGCTCATTGGGGGATTGCCTGCCGCTCGGGTGACCGACATGGCCGTCTGCGCCGGGCCACCCGACCTGATCGCCATGGGCTCGTTCAAGGTGCTCATCGCCAACATGCCGGCGGCCCGCATGGGTGACATGACGGCGCATGGCGGGACCATCGTGCTCGGTTGTCCCACGGTGATCATCAGCTGA
- the tssH gene encoding type VI secretion system ATPase TssH, protein MAEISRGALFGKLNKLAFRGIESATVFCKLRGNPYVELVHWIHQILQLQDSDLHRIVKQFNLNPSNLARDITDALDRLPRGSSSISDLSSNVEEAVERAWVFATLMFGEAQVRTGYLIVGCMRTRNLRNALVNISAEFDKIKPEALVEKFAEVIGGSPEDGLSANDGFKMGGGSAPGEASGAMSPAQMGKQEALAQFTIDLTAQARDGKMDPIVGRDDEIRQLVDILMRRRQNNPMLVGEAGVGKTAVIEGFAMRIAIGDVPPPLKDVQLRVLDVGLLQAGASMKGEFENRLKQVIEEVQSSTRPIILFIDEAHTLVGAGGAAGTGDAANLLKPALARGNLRTIGATTWAEYKKHIEKDPALTRRFQTVQIDEPSEEKAILMMRGVASVMEKHHKVQILDEALEAAVKLSHRYIPARQLPDKSVSLLDTACARVAISQHAVPAEVDDTRKRIQALETELGIIAREKNVGVNVTAREDSANEKLATQKARLETLEANWVKEKDLVDRILDIRSKLRGSSAPVEGTGSALEESANQVADAKETPAGEAALAGDDRATALKELQDLQGQLAELQGEHPLILASVDQQAVGSVVSDWTGIPVGRMVKSELETVMNLASLMGARVIGQDHAMEMIAKRIQTSRAGLVDPNKPIGVFMLAGTSGVGKTETALALAEALYGGEQNIITINMSEFQEAHTVSTLKGAPPGYVGYGEGGVLTEAVRRKPYSVVLLDEVEKAHPDVHEIFFQVFDKGVMEDGEGRSIDFKNTLILLTTNAGTEMIAGLCKDPELMPDHEGMAKALREPLLKIFPPALLGRLVTIPYYPLSPEMLGKIVKLQINRIKKRVEARYKIPFEYSEDVVKLVVERCTETESGGRMIDAILTNSMLPDISRAFLTRMIAGEEVAKVQVGVTDGEFSYAFG, encoded by the coding sequence ATGGCCGAAATCAGTCGCGGCGCCCTGTTCGGAAAGCTCAACAAGCTTGCTTTTCGCGGCATCGAAAGCGCTACCGTGTTCTGCAAACTGCGCGGCAATCCCTACGTGGAACTGGTGCACTGGATTCACCAGATCCTGCAACTGCAGGATTCGGACCTGCATCGCATCGTCAAGCAGTTCAACCTCAACCCGTCAAACCTGGCGCGTGACATCACCGATGCGCTGGATCGACTGCCGCGTGGTTCGTCGTCCATCTCTGACCTGTCGAGCAACGTCGAGGAAGCAGTCGAGCGCGCCTGGGTATTCGCCACCCTGATGTTCGGCGAAGCTCAGGTACGCACCGGCTACCTGATCGTCGGCTGCATGCGCACGCGCAACCTGCGCAATGCCCTGGTGAACATCTCGGCCGAATTCGACAAGATCAAGCCCGAGGCCCTGGTCGAGAAATTTGCCGAGGTGATCGGCGGTTCACCCGAAGACGGCTTGAGCGCCAACGACGGTTTCAAGATGGGCGGGGGCTCGGCGCCGGGCGAAGCCAGCGGTGCGATGTCGCCGGCGCAGATGGGCAAGCAGGAAGCGCTGGCGCAGTTCACCATCGACCTCACCGCGCAGGCGCGCGACGGCAAGATGGACCCGATCGTCGGTCGCGACGACGAGATCCGCCAGCTGGTCGACATCCTGATGCGCCGCCGCCAGAACAACCCGATGCTGGTCGGCGAGGCCGGTGTCGGCAAGACTGCGGTGATCGAAGGCTTCGCCATGCGCATCGCCATCGGCGACGTGCCGCCGCCGCTGAAGGACGTGCAACTGCGTGTGCTCGACGTGGGCCTGCTGCAGGCTGGCGCCAGCATGAAGGGCGAGTTCGAGAATCGCCTGAAGCAGGTCATCGAGGAAGTGCAGTCCTCGACCAGGCCGATCATCCTGTTCATCGACGAGGCGCACACCCTGGTCGGCGCCGGCGGCGCGGCCGGCACCGGTGATGCGGCGAACCTGCTCAAGCCCGCGCTGGCACGCGGCAACCTGCGCACGATCGGCGCCACCACCTGGGCCGAGTACAAGAAGCACATCGAGAAGGATCCGGCGCTGACCCGTCGCTTCCAGACCGTGCAGATCGACGAACCCAGCGAGGAGAAGGCGATCCTGATGATGCGCGGCGTCGCCAGCGTGATGGAGAAGCACCACAAGGTGCAGATCCTCGACGAGGCGCTGGAAGCCGCGGTGAAGCTGTCGCACCGCTACATACCCGCGCGCCAGTTGCCGGACAAGTCGGTCAGCCTGCTCGACACTGCGTGCGCCCGTGTGGCGATCAGCCAGCATGCGGTGCCGGCCGAGGTGGACGACACCCGCAAGCGCATCCAGGCGCTGGAAACCGAGCTTGGCATCATCGCCCGCGAGAAGAACGTCGGCGTGAACGTGACCGCCCGCGAGGACAGCGCCAACGAAAAGCTGGCGACGCAGAAGGCGCGGCTGGAAACGCTGGAAGCGAACTGGGTCAAGGAAAAGGATCTGGTCGACAGGATCCTCGACATCCGCTCGAAGTTGCGTGGTTCTTCCGCGCCGGTCGAAGGCACCGGCAGTGCGCTGGAAGAGTCGGCCAACCAGGTGGCCGACGCCAAGGAAACGCCCGCTGGCGAAGCCGCCCTTGCCGGTGACGACCGTGCGACCGCGCTGAAGGAACTGCAGGACCTGCAGGGCCAACTGGCCGAACTGCAGGGCGAACATCCGCTGATCCTGGCCTCGGTCGATCAGCAGGCCGTGGGTTCGGTGGTGTCGGACTGGACCGGCATTCCGGTCGGTCGCATGGTCAAGAGCGAACTCGAGACCGTGATGAACCTGGCCAGCCTGATGGGTGCCCGCGTGATCGGCCAGGATCACGCGATGGAGATGATCGCCAAGCGCATCCAGACCTCGCGTGCCGGCCTGGTCGATCCGAACAAGCCGATCGGCGTGTTCATGCTGGCCGGCACCTCCGGCGTCGGCAAGACCGAGACCGCGCTCGCCCTGGCCGAGGCACTGTACGGCGGCGAGCAGAACATCATCACCATCAACATGAGCGAGTTCCAAGAAGCGCACACCGTCTCGACCCTCAAGGGCGCGCCCCCCGGCTATGTCGGCTACGGCGAAGGCGGCGTGCTTACCGAGGCGGTGCGACGCAAGCCGTATTCGGTGGTGCTGCTGGACGAAGTGGAGAAAGCCCACCCCGACGTCCACGAGATCTTCTTCCAGGTCTTCGACAAGGGCGTGATGGAAGACGGCGAAGGCCGCTCGATCGACTTCAAGAACACCCTGATCCTGCTCACCACCAATGCCGGCACCGAGATGATCGCCGGCCTGTGCAAGGACCCCGAGCTGATGCCCGATCACGAGGGCATGGCCAAGGCATTGCGCGAGCCGCTGCTGAAGATCTTCCCGCCCGCGCTGTTGGGCCGTCTGGTGACGATTCCGTACTACCCGCTCAGTCCCGAGATGCTGGGCAAGATCGTCAAGCTGCAGATCAACCGCATCAAGAAGCGCGTCGAGGCCCGCTACAAGATCCCGTTCGAATACAGCGAAGACGTGGTGAAGCTGGTGGTCGAACGCTGCACCGAGACCGAATCTGGCGGGCGCATGATCGACGCCATCCTGACCAACTCGATGCTGCCGGACATCTCGCGCGCGTTCCTCACCAGGATGATTGCCGGGGAGGAGGTGGCGAAGGTGCAGGTGGGGGTGACGGACGGAGAGTTTTCGTACGCTTTCGGGTGA
- the tssG gene encoding type VI secretion system baseplate subunit TssG: protein MAGSARNTADVVALENALRDRPEDFEFFEAIRRLECAHPERPRLGHSAKAAEDFVRLCQTPSLAFAPRTVDRYQPGGGGRPARMHGLFFGLFGPNAPLPLHLTEYAMDRELNSRDRTFSAFADIFHHRMMSLFYRTWADSQPTVHLDRPDEDRFRLYMGALVGLATPNLEGRDALPDQFKRFFAGRLLQQARNAEGLKGLLERFFRIPVGIVEFVAEWMRLPPESHLRLGASGEVAALGLTTVTGQYVWGSQQRFRLRLGPLSRAEFNNFLPGGEALKQLVAAVKTYVGEEKAWDVQLVLKRDEVPATRLGQGGRMGLTTWMGQVHRDDDADQVVLKPVG, encoded by the coding sequence ATGGCCGGCTCGGCTCGGAACACGGCAGACGTTGTAGCGCTGGAGAACGCGCTGCGCGATCGTCCGGAGGACTTCGAGTTTTTCGAAGCGATCCGGCGGCTTGAGTGTGCCCATCCCGAGCGGCCCAGGCTGGGGCATTCGGCCAAGGCCGCCGAGGATTTCGTGCGCCTGTGCCAGACGCCGTCGCTGGCGTTCGCACCCAGGACGGTCGATCGCTACCAGCCGGGTGGTGGTGGCCGTCCGGCGCGCATGCATGGCCTCTTCTTCGGCCTGTTCGGCCCGAATGCACCGCTGCCGCTGCATCTCACCGAATACGCCATGGACCGCGAGCTGAACTCGCGGGATCGCACATTCTCCGCCTTCGCGGACATCTTCCATCACCGGATGATGAGCCTGTTCTACCGTACCTGGGCCGACTCGCAGCCCACCGTGCATCTGGATCGGCCGGATGAAGACCGGTTCCGCCTGTACATGGGCGCCCTGGTCGGCCTGGCCACGCCCAATCTCGAGGGGCGCGATGCGCTGCCGGACCAGTTCAAGCGCTTCTTCGCCGGGCGGTTACTGCAGCAGGCACGCAATGCCGAAGGGCTGAAAGGCCTGCTCGAACGCTTCTTCCGCATTCCGGTGGGGATTGTCGAGTTTGTCGCCGAGTGGATGCGTCTGCCCCCGGAGTCCCACCTGCGCCTTGGTGCCTCGGGCGAGGTGGCGGCGCTGGGACTGACCACGGTCACCGGCCAGTACGTATGGGGCAGTCAGCAGCGGTTCCGCCTGCGGTTGGGGCCGCTGAGCCGGGCCGAGTTCAACAATTTCCTGCCGGGGGGCGAGGCGCTGAAACAGCTCGTGGCCGCGGTGAAGACCTATGTCGGCGAAGAAAAGGCCTGGGACGTGCAACTGGTCCTGAAAAGGGACGAGGTGCCTGCAACCCGGTTGGGACAGGGTGGCCGCATGGGGCTGACGACGTGGATGGGGCAGGTGCACCGGGACGATGACGCCGACCAGGTCGTCCTGAAGCCGGTGGGCTGA
- the tssF gene encoding type VI secretion system baseplate subunit TssF, with protein sequence MDPRLLRYYNRELQHVREMGGEFAREYPKIAGRLGLEGFECADPYVERLLEGFAFLAARVQLKLDAQYPVFTQHLLEMIYPHYLAPVPSMAVVQMQPDLKESGLLAGHTVARHTALRSLAGKDDRTTCEYRTAHDVTLWPLELIEAKYFETPAAIAAAGVALPAGKTVRAGLRLKLRVTAGAQANMLALDKLPVFIAGADELPKRLYEQLLGNAVCYMVRAMGASGEISQTHDASAIHRRGFDDDEALIPYSGRSFSGYRLLQEYFACPERFLFAEFTGLKSLLSRSRGNEFEIVVLFDRSVASLHNAIDLNNFRLFCTPAINLFPRRADRIHLQQGKAEYHILADRTRPMDFEIHSIGNVEGFGDRQEPEQRFLPFYGCDERTWHSQHSAYYTIRREPRLVSSRQKRQGARSSYIGNEMFIALVDSSEAPYSTELRQIGMQLMCTNRDLPLQMPVGKSKTDFTLETGAPVESIRCVAGPTKPRAPVATGETAWRLLSHLQLNYVSLLENNAGEGASALREMLTLYCDEFDSSALRQVEGVKAVSSQPIVRRIPVQGPITFGRGLEITLTCDDGAFEGTGAFLLGAVMQQFFARYVSINSFTETVLRTLERNEVARWPARLGTRQTL encoded by the coding sequence ATGGACCCACGACTGCTGCGGTACTACAACCGGGAACTGCAACACGTCCGCGAGATGGGCGGCGAGTTTGCGCGCGAATACCCGAAGATCGCCGGGCGCCTTGGCCTGGAAGGCTTCGAGTGCGCCGACCCTTATGTCGAGCGTCTGCTCGAGGGTTTCGCCTTCCTCGCCGCGCGCGTGCAGCTCAAGCTGGACGCGCAATACCCGGTGTTCACCCAGCACCTGCTGGAAATGATCTACCCGCATTATCTGGCGCCCGTGCCGTCCATGGCCGTGGTCCAGATGCAACCGGATCTGAAAGAGAGCGGCCTGCTCGCCGGCCATACGGTGGCCCGGCACACGGCGTTGCGCAGTCTTGCCGGCAAGGATGACCGCACGACCTGCGAGTATCGCACTGCGCACGACGTCACCCTGTGGCCGCTGGAACTGATCGAGGCGAAGTATTTCGAGACACCTGCGGCCATCGCCGCGGCGGGCGTGGCCTTGCCCGCAGGCAAGACGGTGCGTGCCGGCCTTCGGCTCAAGCTTCGCGTCACGGCGGGCGCCCAGGCCAACATGCTGGCACTGGACAAGTTGCCGGTGTTCATCGCCGGCGCGGACGAGTTGCCCAAGCGTCTTTACGAACAACTGCTGGGCAATGCGGTCTGTTACATGGTGCGGGCCATGGGGGCCAGTGGCGAGATCAGCCAGACACATGACGCCAGTGCCATTCATCGGCGTGGTTTCGACGATGACGAGGCGCTCATTCCGTACAGTGGCCGCTCCTTCAGCGGCTACCGGCTGTTGCAGGAATACTTTGCCTGTCCCGAACGCTTCCTGTTCGCCGAATTCACCGGGCTGAAGTCGCTGTTGAGCCGCTCCAGGGGCAACGAGTTCGAGATCGTCGTGCTGTTCGACCGCAGCGTGGCGAGCCTGCACAACGCCATCGACCTCAACAACTTCCGTCTGTTCTGCACGCCCGCCATCAATCTGTTTCCCCGCCGGGCCGATCGCATCCACCTGCAGCAGGGCAAGGCCGAGTACCACATCCTGGCCGATCGCACGCGGCCGATGGATTTCGAGATCCACAGCATCGGCAACGTCGAGGGCTTCGGTGACCGGCAGGAACCGGAGCAGCGCTTCCTGCCCTTCTATGGTTGCGACGAACGCACCTGGCACAGCCAGCATTCGGCCTACTACACGATACGCCGCGAGCCACGACTGGTGTCCTCGCGACAGAAGCGGCAGGGTGCGCGTTCCAGCTACATCGGCAACGAGATGTTCATCGCGCTGGTCGACTCCAGCGAGGCACCGTACTCGACCGAGCTGCGCCAGATCGGCATGCAGCTGATGTGCACCAACCGCGACCTGCCGCTGCAGATGCCGGTGGGCAAGTCCAAGACCGACTTCACCCTGGAGACCGGTGCGCCTGTCGAATCCATCCGTTGTGTTGCCGGGCCCACCAAGCCACGTGCCCCGGTGGCCACGGGCGAGACAGCGTGGCGGCTGCTCAGCCATCTGCAGCTGAATTACGTATCGCTGCTGGAGAACAACGCCGGCGAAGGCGCCTCGGCCCTGCGCGAGATGCTGACGCTCTATTGCGACGAGTTCGACTCCAGTGCGCTGCGGCAGGTCGAGGGCGTGAAGGCGGTGAGCTCGCAGCCGATCGTGCGGCGTATTCCGGTGCAGGGGCCGATCACTTTCGGTCGTGGCCTGGAGATCACGCTTACCTGTGACGACGGTGCCTTCGAAGGCACCGGCGCCTTCCTTCTTGGCGCGGTGATGCAGCAGTTCTTTGCGCGCTACGTGTCCATCAATTCCTTCACTGAAACAGTCCTGCGTACTTTGGAACGCAATGAGGTCGCTCGATGGCCGGCTCGGCTCGGAACACGGCAGACGTTGTAG
- the tssE gene encoding type VI secretion system baseplate subunit TssE encodes MAELTTQERLQPSLLDRLTDDEPGKLEESREKRVISATRLRDCVTRDMSWLLNCVSMDADNDLSEYPEVARSVLNFGIPDLTGMALSGINPDVLQRQVRDAILAFEPRLTANTLRVTATAMSKRMDRQALVFNIDSEMWAQPIPLNLYLKTEVDLETGNFKVSEGFG; translated from the coding sequence ATGGCTGAATTGACCACCCAGGAAAGACTTCAGCCATCGCTGCTCGATCGCCTTACCGACGACGAACCGGGCAAGCTGGAAGAGAGCCGCGAGAAGCGGGTCATTTCGGCCACGCGGCTGCGTGACTGTGTCACGCGGGACATGTCGTGGCTGCTGAACTGCGTGAGCATGGATGCCGACAACGACCTGTCCGAATATCCCGAGGTGGCGCGCTCGGTACTCAATTTCGGCATCCCGGATCTGACCGGCATGGCCTTGTCCGGAATCAATCCGGACGTACTGCAGCGCCAGGTCAGGGATGCGATTCTCGCCTTTGAGCCCCGGCTCACGGCCAACACGCTTCGGGTCACGGCCACGGCCATGTCCAAGCGCATGGATCGACAGGCACTGGTCTTCAATATCGACTCGGAAATGTGGGCGCAGCCGATCCCGCTGAATCTCTACCTGAAGACCGAAGTCGATCTGGAAACAGGCAACTTCAAGGTATCGGAAGGCTTCGGCTGA
- a CDS encoding type VI secretion system accessory protein TagJ: MTPESKLKDGRPDEALQLLTAEVRNNPADAKRRVFLFQLLALLGQWERAQNQLNVCGELDPLNAMMVGAYSEALRGELVRAEVFAGRRMPVIIGEPEQWLALLLQALKLDAEGQHEQAAALREQAFEQAPAVAGNIDGNAFEWIADADPRIGPCLEIIVNGGYSWVPFSRLSELKFEAPSDLRDKIWVPTQVTWSNGGKAIGFIPGRYAGSELTGDPDLVLGRRTDWIEQGEGLHVGLGQRMLATDAAEYSLFDARLIAFDAA, from the coding sequence ATGACGCCCGAGAGCAAGCTCAAAGATGGTCGGCCTGACGAGGCACTGCAATTGCTCACTGCAGAAGTACGCAACAACCCGGCAGACGCCAAGCGCCGGGTTTTTTTATTCCAGTTGCTGGCCCTGCTCGGACAATGGGAGCGGGCACAGAACCAGTTGAACGTCTGCGGCGAGCTTGATCCGCTCAACGCCATGATGGTGGGCGCGTACTCCGAAGCATTGCGCGGCGAGCTGGTGCGCGCCGAGGTCTTTGCCGGCAGGCGCATGCCGGTGATCATCGGAGAACCGGAGCAATGGCTGGCGCTGCTGCTCCAGGCACTCAAGCTGGACGCCGAAGGTCAGCATGAGCAGGCCGCCGCCCTGCGTGAACAGGCTTTCGAGCAGGCGCCGGCAGTGGCCGGAAATATTGACGGAAATGCGTTCGAGTGGATCGCCGACGCGGACCCGCGTATCGGTCCCTGCCTGGAGATCATCGTCAACGGTGGCTATTCCTGGGTGCCGTTCTCGCGCCTGAGCGAACTGAAGTTCGAGGCGCCAAGCGATTTGCGCGACAAGATATGGGTGCCGACCCAGGTCACCTGGAGCAATGGCGGGAAAGCGATCGGTTTCATTCCGGGGCGTTATGCGGGCAGCGAGCTCACTGGGGATCCTGACCTCGTACTCGGCCGCCGAACCGACTGGATCGAGCAAGGCGAAGGACTGCATGTGGGCCTGGGCCAGCGCATGCTGGCCACCGATGCGGCAGAGTATTCGCTCTTCGACGCGCGCTTGATCGCGTTCGACGCCGCCTGA